The following are encoded together in the Flavobacterium haoranii genome:
- a CDS encoding AI-2E family transporter: MTSKELSKGLLRTIFILAIICLSGYLIFKLSSILVYVIISILFTLLANPIVNFLKTKLKFKNTLAVVTTISLFLLLIIGILFLFVPLLVSQGQNLSLLDIDKMESNYNEVINSITTYLESHGINASGALETNKLLSSINLDFIPNIFNSIVTIVGNIGIGLASVLFISFFFLKEREQFSNRFDYVLPSKQKDKILTALSSISNLLTRYFGGLMLQLFIILVLYLIVFLIFGVENAFIIALLCAILNIIPYLGPLLGMIVASSLILLSGIGDDFTNDVLPTLTYVLIGMGIVQLIDNNFSQPIIFSKSTKSHPLEIFLVILASGTLFGVTGMIIAVPAYTAIKVIAKEFFPNNKVVKALTREL; encoded by the coding sequence ATGACTTCAAAAGAACTTTCAAAAGGATTATTAAGAACCATTTTCATTTTAGCAATTATTTGCTTAAGTGGCTATCTTATTTTTAAATTATCATCGATTTTAGTTTATGTAATTATTTCAATTTTGTTTACGTTGCTTGCAAATCCTATTGTAAACTTTTTGAAAACAAAATTAAAATTTAAAAATACTTTAGCAGTTGTTACAACAATTTCGCTCTTTTTACTTTTAATAATTGGCATTTTATTTTTATTTGTTCCTTTACTTGTTTCTCAAGGTCAAAATTTATCATTATTAGATATTGATAAAATGGAGAGTAATTATAATGAAGTTATTAACTCTATAACGACTTATCTTGAATCACATGGAATTAATGCATCTGGTGCATTAGAAACTAATAAATTATTATCTAGTATTAATTTAGATTTTATACCAAATATTTTTAATTCAATTGTAACTATCGTTGGAAACATAGGAATTGGTTTAGCTTCAGTATTATTCATTTCTTTTTTCTTTCTTAAAGAACGTGAGCAATTTTCAAACAGATTTGATTATGTATTACCTTCAAAGCAAAAAGATAAAATTTTAACGGCTTTGAGTTCAATATCAAACTTATTAACGCGTTATTTTGGAGGTTTAATGTTGCAGTTATTTATAATTTTAGTTCTTTATCTAATTGTTTTTTTAATTTTTGGAGTAGAGAATGCTTTTATTATTGCATTATTATGCGCCATTTTAAACATCATTCCTTACTTAGGACCTTTATTGGGAATGATTGTAGCATCGAGTTTAATTTTATTAAGTGGAATTGGTGATGATTTTACGAATGATGTTTTACCAACACTTACTTATGTTTTAATTGGAATGGGAATTGTACAGTTAATAGATAACAATTTTAGTCAACCTATTATTTTTTCAAAAAGTACAAAATCACATCCTTTAGAAATTTTCTTAGTAATCTTAGCTTCGGGAACTTTATTTGGAGTTACCGGAATGATAATTGCTGTTCCTGCTTATACTGCAATTAAAGTAATTGCAAAGGAATTTTTTCCAAACAACAAAGTAGTTAAAGCTTTAACGAGAGAATTATAA
- the tsaD gene encoding tRNA (adenosine(37)-N6)-threonylcarbamoyltransferase complex transferase subunit TsaD, giving the protein MNNLNKVYTLAIESSCDDTSAAVLCNDKVLSNIVARQAVHEEYGGVVPELASRAHQQNIVPVIDVALKKAGINKTDLNCIAFTQGPGLMGSLLVGGSFAKSLSLALDIPLVAVNHMKAHILAHFIHEEGFDKPTFPFLALTISGGHTQIVKVNSFFDLEIIGETTDDAVGEAFDKSAKILGLPYPGGPLIDKFAQEGNPKAFPFTKPKVNGLDFSFSGLKTQILYFIQKNVAQNPNFIEENKADICASIQHTIITILMDKLKIAVQETGINQIAIGGGVSANSGIRKTLKEAESKYGWKTYIPKFEYTTDNAAMIGIVGYYNFLENNFSDSKVVSKARIEF; this is encoded by the coding sequence ATGAATAATTTAAACAAAGTTTATACACTTGCAATAGAAAGTTCATGCGATGATACTTCTGCTGCTGTTTTATGTAACGACAAAGTGTTGTCTAATATTGTTGCTCGTCAGGCTGTACATGAAGAATATGGTGGTGTTGTTCCTGAACTTGCTTCTAGAGCACACCAACAAAATATTGTACCTGTAATTGATGTAGCGTTAAAAAAAGCAGGTATTAATAAAACCGATTTAAATTGTATCGCTTTTACACAAGGTCCAGGTTTAATGGGATCATTGTTAGTTGGCGGTTCTTTTGCTAAATCTTTAAGTTTAGCTTTAGATATTCCGTTAGTTGCTGTCAATCATATGAAAGCACATATTTTAGCACATTTTATTCACGAAGAAGGTTTTGATAAGCCAACTTTTCCTTTCTTAGCTTTAACTATTTCCGGCGGACATACTCAAATCGTTAAAGTGAATAGTTTTTTTGATTTAGAAATTATTGGAGAAACTACTGATGATGCTGTTGGAGAGGCATTCGATAAATCGGCTAAAATTTTAGGTTTGCCTTATCCTGGAGGTCCATTAATTGACAAATTTGCTCAAGAAGGAAATCCCAAAGCTTTTCCTTTTACTAAGCCAAAAGTCAATGGTTTAGATTTTAGTTTTAGTGGTTTAAAAACTCAAATTTTGTACTTTATCCAAAAAAATGTTGCTCAAAATCCAAACTTTATCGAAGAAAATAAAGCCGATATTTGTGCTTCTATTCAGCATACTATCATTACTATTTTAATGGATAAATTAAAAATTGCAGTTCAAGAAACTGGAATTAATCAAATTGCAATTGGTGGCGGTGTTTCTGCAAATTCAGGAATTCGCAAAACATTGAAAGAAGCAGAATCAAAATATGGTTGGAAAACCTATATTCCAAAATTTGAATACACAACAGATAATGCAGCTATGATTGGAATAGTAGGTTATTATAACTTTTTAGAAAATAATTTTAGCGATTCTAAAGTGGTTTCAAAAGCAAGAATTGAGTTTTAA
- a CDS encoding TrmH family RNA methyltransferase — translation MEQLNHYNTAFQEKKFPIIVICDEIYFQQNIGSIFRICDAFGVEKIIFTGENFVFSERKINKTSRNTHKQVDYEIFLDKQEVIHQLTETDCNIIAIEITSSSKPLQDIKIDLNNKPLVIIIGSEIYGVSNEFLNITSASYHITMFGKNSSMNVVQSLSIALYEITKKNI, via the coding sequence TTGGAACAGTTAAATCATTATAATACAGCTTTTCAAGAGAAAAAATTTCCCATAATAGTAATTTGTGATGAAATTTATTTCCAACAAAATATTGGTAGTATTTTTAGAATTTGCGATGCCTTTGGTGTCGAAAAAATCATTTTTACAGGTGAAAATTTCGTTTTTTCTGAAAGAAAAATAAACAAAACTTCAAGAAACACCCACAAACAAGTCGATTATGAAATATTTCTTGATAAGCAAGAAGTAATTCATCAATTAACCGAGACTGATTGTAATATTATCGCTATCGAAATAACTTCGTCTAGTAAACCTTTGCAAGATATTAAGATTGATTTAAATAATAAACCTTTAGTAATAATCATAGGAAGTGAAATTTATGGTGTTTCAAATGAATTTCTAAACATTACATCAGCATCTTATCATATTACCATGTTTGGTAAAAACAGTAGTATGAATGTTGTACAAAGTTTGAGTATTGCTTTGTATGAAATCACTAAAAAAAATATTTAA
- a CDS encoding class I SAM-dependent methyltransferase translates to MPQNNFLNPEIQDFITNNLNADVKNLALKKNPFPNVDYSKLLEQILSKQKAKTKLPTWFSSENIIYPSKISVEQTSSEKTAEYKASLFEGESIIDLTGGFGIDDYYFSKRFQTVVHCEINSELSEIVKHNFEALKVKNINCINGNSTEILEELNTKFDLIYLDPSRRNEAKGKVFMLQDCEPNLPELLPFYLKYSNRILVKTAPILDIQAGLSELNFVKNIYIIALENEVKEILWEIEKDFVDDINIVAVNLEKDEVFETKIPLNDNSKSSYSLPNDYLYEPNAALMKSGKFDSVGSVFNVKKLHQHSHLYTSTELVNFQGRKFKINTCFNFDKENSKKYLQKQKMNVTTRNFPLKPDDIKKKFKITDGGTIFAFFTTNIENQKIVLLCEKI, encoded by the coding sequence ATGCCGCAGAACAATTTTCTAAATCCTGAAATTCAAGATTTTATTACCAATAATTTAAACGCAGATGTTAAAAATTTAGCGCTTAAAAAAAATCCATTTCCTAATGTTGATTACAGTAAATTATTGGAACAAATTCTTTCTAAACAAAAAGCTAAAACGAAACTTCCTACATGGTTTTCTTCAGAAAATATTATTTACCCAAGTAAAATTTCTGTTGAGCAAACTTCTTCTGAAAAAACCGCAGAATACAAAGCATCTTTATTTGAAGGTGAATCTATAATTGATTTAACGGGTGGATTTGGAATTGATGATTATTACTTTTCTAAAAGATTTCAAACAGTAGTACATTGTGAAATTAATTCAGAATTATCTGAAATTGTAAAGCATAATTTTGAAGCTTTAAAGGTTAAAAATATTAATTGTATTAACGGAAATAGTACTGAAATTTTAGAAGAATTAAATACAAAATTTGACTTAATTTATTTAGATCCTTCAAGACGAAATGAAGCTAAAGGTAAAGTTTTTATGTTGCAAGATTGCGAACCAAATTTACCCGAACTTTTGCCTTTTTATTTAAAATATTCTAATAGAATTTTGGTAAAAACAGCTCCTATTTTAGATATTCAAGCAGGTTTATCTGAATTAAATTTTGTAAAAAATATTTACATCATTGCTTTAGAAAATGAAGTCAAAGAAATTTTGTGGGAAATCGAAAAAGATTTCGTAGATGATATCAATATTGTTGCAGTAAATCTTGAAAAAGATGAAGTGTTTGAAACTAAAATTCCGCTAAATGATAACTCTAAAAGTTCCTATTCATTACCAAATGATTATTTATATGAACCGAATGCAGCGTTAATGAAATCAGGGAAATTTGATAGTGTTGGTTCTGTTTTTAATGTAAAAAAACTGCATCAGCATTCACATCTTTATACTTCAACTGAACTTGTAAATTTTCAAGGTAGAAAGTTTAAGATAAATACATGTTTTAATTTTGATAAAGAAAACAGTAAGAAGTATTTACAAAAGCAAAAAATGAATGTGACTACCAGAAACTTTCCTTTAAAACCAGATGATATAAAAAAGAAATTTAAAATTACTGATGGTGGAACAATTTTTGCTTTTTTTACAACAAATATTGAAAACCAAAAAATAGTGTTACTTTGTGAAAAAATTTAA
- a CDS encoding 16S rRNA (uracil(1498)-N(3))-methyltransferase has protein sequence MQLFYNADIKNTDSFFSFDKEESKHIVKVLRKQENDKIFITNGLGFLFISEITIASEKKCEVKITEIQEFEKPNYNLHIAVAPTKMNDRFEWFLEKATEIGIQEITPIICEHSERKVYKIDRAEKIIQSAMKQSNQFFLPKINEPISFKDFIKKTDCENKYIAHCVETERKQLKKSITPNQNYVILIGPEGDFSEKEIQLAISSNYHPVLLGNTRLRTETAALVACHTVALINE, from the coding sequence ATGCAATTATTTTATAATGCCGATATAAAAAACACTGATTCTTTTTTCTCTTTCGATAAAGAAGAAAGCAAACATATAGTTAAAGTTTTACGTAAACAAGAAAACGATAAAATATTTATTACAAATGGATTAGGTTTTTTATTTATTTCGGAAATCACTATTGCTTCCGAGAAAAAATGTGAAGTAAAAATCACTGAAATTCAAGAATTTGAAAAGCCAAATTACAACCTTCACATTGCGGTTGCTCCAACAAAAATGAACGACCGATTTGAATGGTTTTTAGAGAAAGCAACCGAAATTGGCATTCAAGAAATCACGCCAATTATTTGCGAACATTCTGAACGTAAAGTTTATAAAATAGATAGAGCAGAAAAAATTATTCAATCTGCTATGAAACAATCTAATCAGTTCTTTTTACCCAAAATAAATGAACCCATTAGCTTTAAAGATTTTATAAAAAAAACAGATTGTGAAAATAAATATATTGCTCATTGTGTCGAAACAGAAAGAAAGCAATTAAAAAAAAGCATTACGCCTAACCAAAATTACGTAATTTTGATTGGACCCGAAGGTGATTTTTCTGAAAAAGAAATTCAATTAGCAATTTCGAGCAATTATCATCCTGTTTTGCTTGGAAATACACGTTTAAGAACTGAAACTGCTGCTTTAGTTGCTTGTCATACAGTAGCTTTAATTAATGAGTAA
- a CDS encoding acetyl-CoA C-acyltransferase, translating into MNKKVVIVSAVRTPMGSFMGALSTVPATKLGATAIKGALAKINLDPKEVNEVLMGNVVQAGNGQAPARQAAMYAGLPDTVPCTTVNKVCASGMKAVMQGAQAIMSGDADVIIAGGMENMSLIPHYVHLRNGVKFGPTTMVDGLQKDGLTDAYDNNAMGVCADLCASEYNISREEQDRFAIQSYERSAAAWEAGKFNTEIVPVEVPQRRGEPIIVSKDEEFTNVKLDRIPSLPAVFTKEGTVTAANASTINDGAAALVLMSEEKANELGLKPLAYIKSYADAAHEPKWFTTAPAKALPKALDKAGLSISDIEYFEFNEAFSVVGLANAKILGLSENNINVNGGAVSLGHPLGCSGARIIVTLINVLEQNNAKFGAAAICNGGGGASAIVIERA; encoded by the coding sequence ATGAATAAAAAAGTCGTAATAGTTTCTGCTGTTCGTACACCAATGGGAAGTTTTATGGGAGCTTTATCTACAGTTCCTGCAACTAAACTTGGAGCAACAGCAATCAAAGGAGCATTGGCTAAAATAAATTTAGATCCAAAAGAAGTTAATGAAGTATTAATGGGTAATGTTGTACAAGCAGGTAATGGTCAAGCTCCAGCTCGACAAGCTGCAATGTATGCAGGTTTACCTGATACAGTTCCTTGTACTACTGTAAATAAAGTTTGTGCAAGTGGAATGAAAGCTGTTATGCAAGGTGCACAAGCTATCATGAGCGGTGATGCTGATGTTATTATTGCTGGTGGTATGGAAAACATGAGTTTAATTCCTCATTATGTTCACTTGAGAAACGGAGTTAAATTTGGTCCTACTACTATGGTAGACGGTCTTCAAAAAGATGGCCTTACAGATGCTTACGATAACAATGCAATGGGGGTTTGTGCTGATTTATGTGCTTCTGAGTATAATATCTCTCGTGAAGAGCAAGATCGTTTCGCAATTCAATCATATGAGCGTTCTGCAGCTGCTTGGGAAGCTGGAAAATTTAATACTGAAATTGTTCCAGTTGAAGTTCCTCAAAGACGTGGAGAACCTATTATTGTTTCTAAAGATGAAGAATTTACTAATGTTAAGTTAGATAGAATTCCTTCTTTACCTGCTGTTTTTACAAAAGAAGGAACAGTTACTGCTGCAAATGCTTCAACAATTAATGATGGTGCTGCTGCTTTAGTTTTAATGAGTGAAGAAAAAGCAAATGAATTAGGTTTAAAACCTTTAGCTTATATTAAATCTTATGCAGATGCTGCACATGAACCAAAGTGGTTTACTACAGCTCCGGCAAAAGCTTTACCAAAAGCATTAGACAAAGCTGGTTTATCAATTTCTGATATTGAATATTTTGAATTTAATGAAGCTTTTTCAGTTGTAGGATTAGCAAATGCTAAAATTTTAGGTTTATCTGAAAATAACATAAATGTTAATGGTGGTGCAGTTTCATTAGGACATCCTCTTGGTTGTTCTGGAGCAAGAATCATTGTTACTTTAATCAATGTTTTAGAACAAAATAACGCAAAATTTGGTGCAGCTGCTATTTGTAATGGTGGTGGCGGTGCTTCTGCTATTGTAATAGAACGCGCTTAA